The following coding sequences are from one Schizosaccharomyces osmophilus chromosome 1, complete sequence window:
- the ggg1 gene encoding glutathione-specific gamma-glutamylcyclotransferase Ggg1: protein METLSPEGSFWIFGYGSLIWHPPPKYDLSIPCYLRGYVRRLWMKSEDHRGTVEKPGRVLTLIPYEEWEKFSDWAQTPYDEGCWGMAFRIPAPFAKEIRAYLDDREVNGYTAHDVPVYAHIGDKKPILEHCLVYVGTSNSPQFQPSETIEELSDLISTRKGKSGPNYIYLFELANALRHLSPESKDTHVYKLEAAVKNKLQML, encoded by the coding sequence ATGGAAACATTGTCTCCTGAAGGAAGTTTCTGGATATTTGGATATGGTTCCTTGATTTGGCACCCCCCGCCGAAATATGATTTAAGCATTCCATGCTACCTTCGGGGATATGTTCGACGACTTTGGATGAAAAGTGAGGATCATCGAGGTACCGTGGAGAAACCAGGGCGTGTGTTGACCCTGATTCCTTACGAAGAATGGGAAAAGTTTTCGGATTGGGCTCAAACACCTTATGATGAAGGATGCTGGGGAATGGCATTTCGTATTCCTGCTCCCTTCGCAAAAGAAATCAGAGCATACTTGGACGATCGAGAAGTCAATGGCTACACTGCTCATGATGTCCCTGTGTATGCTCACATTGGAGATAAAAAACCTATCCTTGAACATTGTCTCGTTTACGTGGGCACTTCAAATAGTCCCCAGTTCCAACCGTCAGAAACAATTGAGGAATTATCAGATCTTATTTCTACCcggaaaggaaaaagtgGACCTAACTATATCTACCTTTTTGAGCTTGCCAATGCTCTTCGCCATCTTTCACCTGAGTCTAAAGATACCCATGTGTACAAATTAGAAGCAGCAGTCAAAAATAAGCTTCAAATGCTGTAA
- the the13 gene encoding acyl-coenzyme A thioesterase The13, whose product MAANPGSSKVVTFVRSVWQDFKNTNGFDACLLGDIQILRAIPGSVECSLKLEKRHLNRMGNLHGGCIAALTDLSGSLALASRGLFVSGVSIDMNQTFLKSGGTLGSQILLHAKCDRLGSNIAFTSVDFFTEAKETFAKGRHTKFVRNALNDPRNCFDLD is encoded by the coding sequence ATGGCTGCTAATCCTGGGAGTTCTAAAGTTGTAACTTTTGTTCGTTCTGTTTGGCAAGACTTTAAAAACACTAACGGGTTTGATGCTTGCTTGCTTGGTGATATCCAGATCCTCAGAGCGATCCCCGGGTCCGTGGAATGCTCTTTGAAATTAGAGAAACGCCATTTGAATAGAATGGGAAATCTACATGGAGGATGTATTGCCGCCCTTACTGACCTGAGTGGAAGTTTAGCTCTTGCAAGTAGGGGATTATTCGTTTCTGGTGTTTCAATTGATATGAATCAgacatttttgaaaagcgGTGGAACTCTGGGCTCTCAAATTCTCCTTCATGCCAAATGTGACAGACTCGGCTCCAACATTGCTTTTACGAGCGTTGACTTCTTCACCGAAGCAAAGGAAACTTTTGCCAAGGGAAGACACACCAAGTTCGTTCGTAATGCTTTGAACGACCCTAGAAACTGTTTCGATTTGGACTAA
- the srb4 gene encoding mediator complex subunit Med17, whose translation MDQSSAQDENSKMDATPLPVSLNPEVIESRNLAPEIDLPQIFQKIVQDRGNFRDLDENELEKQLEDEQDFTKTFPGKQDPYYGFTILPTQQEANDVSPGSTNVHDHKKELIDHILIAQNECSLALDMTSLLLSKYKQSSSDTISPFLKSTVPPGSLGLERCHPPEVKESDNVLAMCWKRKSLHSSKSLLADAKERLSKVVDSEREYFQMLSNVRDSSWPLVLSNKRGNYDVSIQYSAIGGTSLGLGLIRKDQAKQSYNFETGLAHEKANLRVDLVSSSGKVIASSKWNWNWGIQEEDPLLVKIQSAQRVLLEMDVWSALLQEAQICENQGVVFTGDTIFLSCNSEFSLRISLDTGAEDIRQSSEDDSDQEQGEEYDEETRRFLQKCCNAANAITQILFLQYCRNPTRKLQQAELAMVIDPSAPQIIRPLIFYYAIHEEARQFQKWLQNEGIKFEYLPSYPWETARDFTTFESSLLTNRINLQWYLDLGFSLSANIQHNPTMHGTEKTVWKYKDAYNYYKFSSVKNLCQYIEHARKQREEMASKTNEE comes from the exons ATGGATCAATCTTCAGCACAAGATGAAAATAGCAAAATGGATGCAACACCCTTGCCAGTCAGTCTAAATCCTGAGGTAATAGAATCGAGGAATTTGGCGCC TGAAATTGACTTGCctcaaatttttcaaaagattgtCCAGGATAGAGGGAATTTTAGagatttggatgaaaatgaattagaaaagcaattagaGGACGAGCAAGATTTTACGAAGACATTTCCTGGTAAACAAGATCCTTACTATGGTTTTACCATTCTTCCAACCCAGCAAGAAGCCAATGACGTTTCTCCGGGCTCTACGAATGTTCATGATcacaaaaaagaacttatAGATCACATTTT GATTGCTCAAAATGAGTGCTCGCTAGCGCTTGATATGACTTCTTTACTTCTTTCGAAGTATAAGCAATCTAGTTCGGATACAATTTCGCCTTTTCTGAAATCTACTGTTCCTCCTGGATCACTAGGATTGGAGCGATGCCATCCTCCTGAAGTAAAAGAGTCCGATAATGTTCTAGCTATGTgctggaaaagaaagtccTTACATTCTTCAAAGAGTCTTCTTGCTGATGCCAAGGAAAGATTATCCAAAGTTGTGGATTCCGAGCGTGAGTACTTTCAGATGTTGTCCAACGTTAGGGATTCATCGTGGCCTCTTGTACTGAGCAACAAGAGAGGTAATTATGATGTTTCGATACAATATAGTGCCATAGGTGGAACATCTTTAGGTCTCGGATTAATCAGGAAGGAtcaagcaaagcaaagctATAACTTTGAGACTGGACTTGCACATGAAAAAGCGAACTTGCGTGTTGATTTAGTATCAAGTAGCGGAAAGGTTATTGCATCTTCAAAATGGAATTGGAATTGGGGAATACAAGAAGAAGACCCATTGTTGGTGAAAATACAAAGTGCTCAACGAGTACTGCTAGAAATGGATGTTTGGAGCGCACTGCTACAGGAAGCACAAATTTGTGAAAATCAAGGCGTGGTGTTTACTGGGGATACTATTTTTCTATCCTGCAATTCGGAATTTTCATTGCGAATTTCCCTTGATACCGGTGCAGAAGACATTAGACAGAGTTCGGAAGACGATTCAGATCAAGAACAAGGAGAGGAATATGATGAAGAAACTAGAAgatttttacaaaaatgctGTAATGCTGCCAACGCGATTACACAGATTTTATTCTTACAGTATTGCCGAAATCCTACCAGAAAATTACAGCAAGCGGAATTGGCAATGGTTATCGACCCTTCGGCTCCTCAAATAATTCGTCCTCTCATATTCTACTACGCGATTCACGAGGAAGCCCGTCAGTTTCAAAAGTGGTTACAAAATGAGGGCATAAAATTCGAGTATTTACCCTCTTACCCTTGGGAAACAGCGAGAGACTTTACAACGTTTGAATCTTCTTTACTGACAAATCGCATCAACTTGCAGTGGTACCTTGAtcttggtttttctttaagcgCTAATATTCAGCATAACCCGACTATGCATGGAACCGAAAAAACCGTATGGAAGTACAAAGATGCCTATAACTATTACAAATTCTCTTCCgtaaaaaatttatgtCAATACATTGAGCATGCACGGAAACAAAGGGAAGAAATGGCTTCGAAAACTAATGAAGAATAA
- the mug37 gene encoding SPBC31F10.05-like, conserved protein, translating to MKRSGSFGTKEFKRLKDSDGFEKNCLPEKKLLQDSTEMKKQNLQLNANQVSENLILYENKEINPTPKPSLDILVRGPFPAVKEMKTEDEGLRGFHSGSFLRTCFRVGELLKVYRSRPSTSLIVVEFFGKVRSHKFVGNTILLELEDAFRGGKSPCIYAKLFTKESITPFMLKKDSLVRVVGNAACSEKLLKIMHVSSTDTDELIETYRMTCYERM from the exons atgaaacGTTCAGGTAGCTTTGGTACtaaagaattcaaaaggTTAAAGGATTCGGATGGgtttgaaaagaattgtttaccagaaaagaaattgcttCAAGACAGTACTgaaatgaagaagcaaaatcTACAGCTGAACGCGAACCAAGTTTCAGAGAACTTAATACTGTAtgagaataaagaaattaatcCTACTCCAAAACCTTCTCTGGACATACTGGTGCGAGGACCATTTCCAGCAGTGAAGGAGATGAAAACAGAAGATGAGGGACTACGTGGTTTTCATTCGGGCTCTTTTTTACGAACTTGCTTTCGAGTAGGCGAATTGTTAAAGGTGTACCGTTCGCGTCCTTCTACCTCTTTGATTGTCGTCGAGTTTTTTG GTAAAGTTCGCTCTCACAAATTTGTTGGAAACACTATCCTATTAGAATTGGAGGATGCCTTTCGAGGTGGTAAGTCTCCATGCATCTATGCTAAGCTATTTACGAAAGAATCGATTACGCCCTTTATGTTGAAAAAGGACTCTTTAGTGCGAGTTGTAGGAAATGCTGCTTGCTCAGagaaacttttaaaaataatgcACGTAAGCAGTACAGATACGGATGAACTAATTGAAACCTACCGCATGACTTGTTACGAACGAATGTAA
- the tfb2 gene encoding transcription factor TFIIH complex subunit Tfb2: MQAEFKSSINDFLEQLPNHARLYQKPAACLAVFRLLPILARQYVMSMLFNPMPVALSDFDLWTKMSSKVYQSESFNKLVSMHIFQFDGQHIILNEEFRKQFITALTGGGNHNSFGVPCTDEDKHHVDLDFLDKYAKETWETILHFMVGTPEGKYPGEGVLSLLRRGGLMTGPKNQLRITHSGFQFLLQDINTQIWTLLLEYLKLSEDTHMDPIQVLHFLFMLGSLELGRDYSVDFLTDTQQIMLEDLREYGVVYQRKTTSKRFYPTRLATSLTTDSHALEGAKSDNDADKGFIIVETNYRLYAYTSSPLQIAIIGLFANLRAKFSNLVVGVITRDSIRRALMNGIAAEQIITYFSTHAHPQMRANVPLLPPTLVDQIYLWELEKNRLKATPGILFRDFLTDMEFDQAVEYAKELGVLVWDSSIKRMFFITTAGAQPMIAFLKRKAVK, translated from the exons ATGCAGGCAGAATTTAAATCGAGCATCAACGATTTCCTAGAGCAGCTTCCAAATCATGCAAGACTGTATCAAAAGCCAGCGGCTTGCCTTGCTGTTTTTCGATTATTACCGATTTTGGCAAGACAATATGTAATGTCCATGCTTTTTAATCCTATGCCTGTCGCTCTTTCAGACTTTGATTTATGGACGAAAATGTCGAGTAAAGTATATCAATCAGAATCATTTAACAAACTTGTGAGCATGCacatttttcaatttgatGGACAGCACATTATTCTTAACGAGGAATTCCGGAAGCAGTTTATTACTGCTCTCACCGGCGG TGGGAATCATAATTCATTTGGTGTTCCCTGCACCGATGAAGACAAGCATCATGTGGATTTAGACTTTCTAGATAAATACGCAAAGGAGACTTGGGAAACTATTTTACATTTCATGGTAGGAACGCCAGAGGGTAAATATCCCGGAGAAGGAGTCCTAAGTTTACTTCGAAGAGGAGGTTTAATGACTGGTCCCAAGAATCAATTGCGAATTACGCACTCAGGtttccaattccttttgcaaGATATCAATACACAAATCTGGACTCTTTTGCTTGAGTATCTCAAGCTTTCCGAAGATACACATATGGATCCTATTCAAGTTTTacattttctatttatgCTAGGAAGTTTGGAATTGGGAAGAGATTATTCTGTAGATTTCTTGACTGACACTCAACAAATTATGCTGGAAGATTTACGAGAGTACGGGGTCGTGTATCAAAGGAAAACGACATCAAAGCGATTTTATCCTACGCGTCTCGCAACGAGCTTAACAACTGACTCTCACGCACTAGAAGGTGCCAAGAGTGATAATGACGCTGACAAGGGGTTCATTATTGTAGAAACAAATTATCGTTTGTATGCCTACACAAGCTCGCCTCTACAGATTGCCATCATAGGTTTATTCGCTAATTTACGAGCgaagttttcaaatttggtTGTTGGCGTGATCACTCGTGATAGTATTCGAAGAGCTCTGATGAATGGTATTGCTGCTGAACAAATTATCACATACTTTTCTACGCATGCTCATCCACAAATGAGAGCGAAT GTACCTTTACTTCCTCCTACATTAGTGGATCAGATCTATTTATGggaattagaaaagaacCGTTTGAAGGCGACACCAGGAATACTATTTCGAGACTTTCTTACTGACATGGAATTTGACCAAGCCGTGGAATACGCAAAAGAACTGGGTGTCCTTGTGTGGGATAGTTCGATCAAACGcatgttttttattaccACAGCTGGCGCGCAGCCGATGATTGCcttcttgaaaaggaaagctgTAAAATAA